In the genome of Paenibacillus sp. FSL R5-0766, one region contains:
- a CDS encoding DUF1641 domain-containing protein, translated as MSQSPTQQEVPVTEGANVSERQSLDVLDQLMKPEVQESLTVLVENLPKLAEMVTAMTKAYDFAQSVATDKVLISDTMSAMGEFAKPVVDKAKGVASAAIEANDRAQTEQTSVGLFAMLKMLKDPNVQQSLRFAQSFLSILNERQQPKR; from the coding sequence ATGTCACAATCGCCTACTCAACAAGAGGTGCCAGTTACAGAAGGTGCCAACGTTTCCGAGCGCCAGTCCTTGGACGTTCTGGATCAACTGATGAAGCCTGAGGTACAGGAGTCTTTAACCGTTCTGGTGGAGAACCTGCCTAAATTGGCTGAAATGGTTACTGCTATGACAAAAGCTTATGACTTTGCACAAAGTGTAGCAACAGACAAAGTTCTGATCAGCGACACAATGAGCGCAATGGGCGAGTTCGCTAAGCCTGTTGTAGACAAAGCTAAAGGTGTAGCTTCTGCTGCCATCGAAGCCAATGACCGTGCGCAAACAGAGCAAACTTCAGTTGGCTTGTTCGCTATGCTGAAAATGCTTAAAGATCCAAACGTACAACAATCGCTTCGTTTTGCTCAATCTTTCTTGAGCATCTTGAACGAGCGTCAACAACCGAAACGTTAA
- a CDS encoding sigma-70 family RNA polymerase sigma factor, with amino-acid sequence MDGLTNNRHIRPGLDETLEDGQKEPDIALIQRAQTGNTEAFGELIHRYRGQLFRYVRALTYDSYLAEDILQDGLIRAFIHMGQLQNAERFMAWMQRIVRNQAYSHMQRQKQQREEHFSSFFAFGFGADDASWSDQDSLDMTLNHLLNDTDRRSQDTGYDPYQAVAQQEMRNNLHRLLGCLNEREQQVFTSYWMEQLSPQEIACKFNLTSANVYQILSRSRKKVSQLHIHLSVEEMLAEWNTLGQNRVTLEEPLSFRAPQTWNSAAASIHEMLGYIGPSPSLPMVMGMSGLSFRLTILPQDIHIAGPTAYNFKEVLTRGLQHMGYRSHAVEALASEAGLNANLVDPSMLEEKAKGKRLLNPRLVQALSLIRYAIHRGIPAVVWDLNIPEFGLIYGYDDAARTLYGTDFIKSGTIPYDHVGRGVNQEVFVLAAESDGMIREMNLNAALTAALAHYRGEDPYTLPNTVSGVAAYAVWREALKYRRVEPNGHAYNIAVLWDARRYASEFFREISLKWASTACYSNLIPFCLQAEELYRNMSQKLNTLTELFPFPDGGLPNEKLHADQAISILLELEELERAAVVVIKALLEGMEQHSPEIVMV; translated from the coding sequence TAACTAACAATCGCCATATCAGGCCAGGGTTAGATGAGACATTAGAGGATGGGCAAAAGGAGCCCGATATCGCGCTTATCCAACGAGCCCAAACGGGGAATACAGAGGCCTTTGGAGAGTTGATTCACCGTTACCGTGGGCAATTGTTTCGTTATGTGCGAGCACTCACGTATGATTCTTATCTCGCAGAAGACATTTTACAAGATGGGCTTATTCGTGCGTTCATTCATATGGGACAGCTTCAGAATGCTGAGCGTTTTATGGCCTGGATGCAGCGCATTGTGCGTAATCAGGCATACTCACATATGCAGCGCCAAAAGCAGCAGCGGGAAGAACATTTTTCTTCGTTCTTTGCATTTGGATTTGGAGCCGATGATGCCTCATGGAGCGATCAAGACTCGCTCGACATGACGCTGAATCATCTTTTGAATGACACAGATCGGAGATCGCAGGATACAGGCTATGATCCGTATCAAGCTGTTGCTCAGCAGGAAATGAGGAACAATCTCCACAGGCTGTTGGGTTGCCTGAATGAAAGAGAACAACAGGTCTTCACATCATATTGGATGGAGCAGCTGTCACCGCAAGAAATAGCCTGCAAGTTCAATCTGACAAGTGCCAATGTGTATCAAATTCTGTCCCGTTCACGTAAAAAAGTGTCTCAGCTTCATATTCATTTATCTGTAGAAGAAATGCTGGCAGAGTGGAATACACTCGGGCAAAATCGAGTGACTCTGGAGGAACCCCTTTCGTTTCGGGCTCCCCAAACCTGGAACTCGGCAGCAGCATCCATTCACGAGATGTTAGGTTATATCGGTCCATCTCCGTCTCTCCCCATGGTTATGGGGATGAGTGGACTTTCTTTTCGTTTGACCATCCTGCCTCAGGACATACATATTGCTGGACCTACTGCCTATAACTTCAAAGAGGTGCTTACAAGAGGATTGCAACATATGGGTTATCGTTCCCATGCGGTTGAGGCTTTGGCGAGCGAAGCGGGACTCAATGCCAATCTGGTCGATCCTTCGATGCTAGAGGAGAAAGCGAAAGGGAAAAGGTTGCTTAATCCAAGACTTGTCCAGGCCCTCTCCCTGATACGTTACGCCATTCATCGGGGAATTCCGGCCGTCGTGTGGGACCTGAATATTCCCGAATTCGGGTTGATCTATGGCTATGATGATGCAGCCCGGACCCTATACGGTACTGATTTCATTAAATCAGGAACAATTCCCTATGATCATGTAGGCCGGGGTGTGAATCAGGAAGTATTTGTACTGGCAGCCGAATCAGATGGCATGATACGAGAAATGAACTTGAACGCGGCACTGACAGCTGCGTTGGCTCATTATCGTGGAGAGGACCCGTATACCTTGCCGAACACAGTCAGTGGTGTGGCTGCCTATGCAGTCTGGAGAGAAGCCTTAAAATACAGACGGGTAGAACCGAACGGTCACGCCTATAACATTGCGGTTTTGTGGGATGCAAGACGTTATGCAAGTGAGTTTTTCAGAGAAATTTCTCTAAAGTGGGCTTCGACTGCCTGTTATTCCAACTTGATTCCATTCTGTCTTCAGGCAGAAGAGTTATATCGAAACATGTCCCAAAAGTTAAATACACTCACAGAATTATTTCCTTTTCCAGATGGAGGACTGCCTAATGAGAAGCTTCATGCCGATCAGGCTATCTCGATACTTCTGGAATTGGAGGAATTGGAGCGAGCCGCCGTTGTTGTAATAAAAGCGTTGCTTGAAGGAATGGAACAGCATTCCCCAGAAATAGTTATGGTGTGA